The nucleotide window TGGACACTTCTACAAAAGCTGAGCCGCGGGTTTTAGCAGTTGCTATTGCTACACTTCCGGGCGGTAAAAAAATAAGGGTGGCCAGTACACACCTGGATGCGCAAAAAGCACCTGTTAACAGGCTGCTACAAATAAAAGCTATTGATAGCATTGCTGCGTCAGAATCATTACCTTTTATTATTGCAGGCGATTTCAATGCAGAAGAAAACTCCGAAGTAATAAAAACGTTGGATAAGGGTTTTACAAGAACCTGTAATAATTGTGCCCCCACGATACCAGTCATCAATCCTAAAAAGGCAATAGACTTTATCGCCTATAAACCCGTGAAATTGCTACAGGCTAAAAGTCACGAGGTGATCAGTGAAACCTATGCCTCAGATCATTTACCTGTAGTGGCTGCTTTTGTAATACAATAGTATTCAGGTTTGCTTACTTAATGGGTTGACTCCACTTATTGCATTTTTCCATGAGTCTGCGGTATTTAAGTACCATCTGTTTGTGAAAAGATGGTACTTATCCATTTCTATTATTTCCGGGGCTTAGTAGAGGTTGTTTGGATTGGTACGATTTTTAATATATATCTTTATCTTAAATAACTTATAAAATCTTATCCAAATTGATATGCCTCAAAAAGTATTTAACGAGCGGATCAAGCAAATATTAATACTGGCGATTATCCTGCTGCTTATTATTACTATAATAAAAGAACTGGTTGGTTTTTTGCCCGGTCTTTTAGGTGCTGTAACCTTGTATATTGTGAGCCGCAAAAAATACTTCCGGTTTATTTATGACAAAAAATGGAAGAAAGGGTGGACCGCTATGGGGTTTATCCTCTTTTACCTGATAGTGGTAGGGATTCCCATCAGCCTGGCAGTAACATTAATTAGCCCTAAGATCAATAGTGTGCTTGAGAATCCTACACAAATATTAAACTCAGCCAAGCAAACCATTGACGTGGTACAAAAGAAGGTAGGGTTTGATCTGATATCAGAAAACTCTATTTCAAATGCTGTTAACAAAATAACAGCCTTCGTACCCAAACTCCTGAACAGTACTTTGAACCTGGTTTCTAACCTGGCTATTATGCTGTTTATATTATATTATATGCTCTATAATGGCGCCGGCATTGAAAAATACCTGAATAAGGCGGTACCACTGAAGAGACGTAACGTTAAGATTTTATCGGACGAAACCAAGAAGGTTGTTATTGCGAATGCCCTGGGTATTCCAATGATTTCTATTATTCAGGGAATTATAGCAACTATTGGATATGCATTATTTGGAGTACAGGACTGGGGCTTATATGGTTTTTTAACCGGCGTATGTGCTTTTTTCCCGGTGGTAGGCACCATGATCGTTTGGGTTCCTGTAGTCATATATATGTTTGCTACCGGCGATACGCTAAATGCCACTTTACTATTGCTATATCATGCTATTGTAACAGGTAATGTAGACTATATTGCGCGTATTACTTTATTGAAAAGAATAGGAGACACACATCCTGTTATCACTATTATGGGTGTGTTGGTAGGATTAAGCTTATTTGGTTTTGTGGGATTAGTATTCGGGCCTTTACTGATTAGTTATGTGATCGTAATGTATGATATTTACATGAACGAATTTGTTCATAATCACCCTGACGATGATGAAGAGCCTAAACCGGAACCTTTATCGCCGCAACTGGTAGAAGATGATCCCCAAAAAGCCTGACAGGGAAAGTCAGGCTAATATTTTTCACGCAATAGTTTGGCTACTACTTTATCAATCGGAAGCGTCATAACTCCTTCGTTAAAATACTCCCAGTCTACGAACCTGAAAATTTCTGATACCTGTTCGGGGTAAATGGCATCTCCATTATTTACAGGCAGGTCTAACGCTTCGAGCGGCCTGATCAGATAATAAACAGATACGATCTGGTGTTCGGGGTTAAAGGCAGATTGCTGAAAAAAATCGGTAGTATAGATATGGTCCACTACTTCAACGTCAATTCCTATTTCTTCTTTACATTCCCTGATAACGCAGTCGCGGGTACCTTCCCCGAGTTCTAACCCTCCGCCGGGAAACTTGGTTACTTCCAGGTTATTATAGTAAATCCGTTCGTCGCTTACCAGTACCTGCTTTTTATCATTTACCAATACGCCATATACGCGCAGGTTGATTGTATTGATCATCTTATTATCTTTATCCTTTTAAAAACCAACATTTCCCTCGAATACTTTTACTGCAGGGCCTTTTAACCAGATGTCATCATAAGAGCCATCAGCATTTCTGTTATAACTTACATTTAGTTTTCCGCCCAGCACTTCAATGTCTATTGAGTTGCGGCCTGTTTCCTGTTGGTAAAAGACCAGCGCAGCCGCTGTAACACCGGTTCCACAGGAAAAGGTTTCGTCTTCCACACCCCGTTCATAGGTTCTTACTTTGAGAGATCCTTTGCCCAATTCTTCAACAAAATTTACGTTGATGCCTTTTTCATTAAACTCATCGTTATACCTGATATTTCTGCCTTCGGTATAAACATCCATCTCTGCAAGGCCTGTTACTTTTTTAACATAGTGAGGCGACCCGGTATTCAAAACCGAATGTGTATCAAATTGACTAATGCCGGTTACATCCATCATTTTCAGGGAAACCAACCCATCAGTAATATCGGCAAGATGGTCGCCATCAACTGCCAGGAATTTAAAATTATTTCTGTCAATTCCGATGTCGTGCGCAAACTGAACAATGCAGCGCCCGCCGTTTCCACACATACTGCCTTCCCGTCCGTCTGCATTATAATACACCATTTCAAAATCGTACCCGGGTTTATTATTGAGTAGCATAAATCCATCAGCGCCAATGCCAAAACGGCGATCACAGATCTGGTGAATACGCTGCTGCGAAAGAGCGCTATGGTTTACTGCCCTGTTATCTACTATTACAAAATCATTCCCGGTTCCCTGGTATTTATAAAAGCGCATTTTTTCTATTTGTTTCTTTAATATCAAAATTATTTTACCCTCCTAAATCATGGCCCACGTTAGAACAGGGTTCTTCGGGGCAGGCGCATACTTCATTCCTGATGGAACTATTATGTTCCTGATATTGCCCTAAATAATGAAAGCTATGTTTCTATGTGTTTAAGAAAAATAAACAACCGGGTCTTTGATTGTTTAACAGCTCTATCCTTAAAAATGTTGTACAAATATAGAAAGGAAAGTCTTGATCAGGCTTTCTACAGCGGCTTTGCCATCCTTACTAAATTCTTTTTTCACCCGGTTCGCTACAATGGCATTCAGGGCCAGGCAGTGATGGCCTAACAATTTACCCAGGCCATAGATAGCCGAGGTTTCCATTTCAAAATTAGTAATGCGATGTTGGCCAAAACTGAAGTCGGTAAGGCGGTCTATTAAGTTGGGATTGCTGATACCTAATCGCAATACGCGGCCCTGCGGCCCATAAAACCCCGGGCAGGTTACGGTAATACCCTGGTGAAAGCCCTGAGCAAAATGCTTGAGCAGGGAAGGAGCAGCGCCGGTAACGTAGGGTTCACCTTTAACCTGAGTGTGCGTTATAAAAGACTGAAGCAACAGCGCTTCTTCGTCATTTCTTTCATGCAGGTAAAAATTAAGCAGGTTATCAATGCCCAGGCCATGGGTTGATGCCACAAACTCATCAACACCAATATCGCCCTGTAAAGAGCCTGAAGTGCCCACCCGGATGATATTCAGCGCAGTGAGGTTTTCCTTTACCTGGCGGGTTTCAAAGTCAATATTTACCAGTGCATCCAGCTCGTTCATTACAATATCTATATTATCCGGCCCAATACCGGAAGAAAGTACAGTCAATCTTTTTCCTCCAATGGTTCCGGTATGGGTAACAAATTCCCGGTGCTGTTGCTGCACTTCTATATGATCAAAATATTTGCTGAATTCTTTTACACGGTCAGGATCTCCAACGGTGATAACAGTACCCGCCAACTCTTCCGGTCTCAGGTCTAAATGGTATACCGCGCCCCGGTTATTTAATATCAATTCACTTTCGGCTATCCTGCTCATAATAATTTAGTGTATTGTTGATGAAAATTTATCAAAAATACCCTATTTTTGCAAGCCTTCAAAGAAAAGGTCTCTATCGGCCTACTGCGGATAGACAGAAAAAAGGGTCTCGTGGCCGAGTGGCTAGGCAGAGCTCTGCAAAAGCTCGTACAGCGGTTCGAATCCGCTCGAGACCTCGAAAAATAAAAGAACCGCTTCAATAAATTGAGGCGGTTTTTTTATAGCTTTGAGAACGATTGTCTTGTCCGGTGTAGAACGAATTGTACATAGCCTGGTTGATATTTTCCTGCTACTTTACGGGTTGAGGGCATTGGTTGCTTATATTAAAAGAAGACGAAATTTACTTTATGACCGGCAGGTATGATGTATGGAATGTGTTTTTTAAGAATAAGTACCCTATATACCAAAATATCGCAGGAGGCAGCCTTTCCATCTTAAGCAGACAGGAATAACTATAGTTAACCCACCCTGACAGGTTTTACTATTCCAGATCGATTGCAGATAGTCGGGTTCCGGAATTTCGTACAAACTGAGAGGAAGGGATAAGGGCAAAATAATAGCTTACAGCTTTTTTAAAAAGTTTATGAATTTGTCATTCAATAAAACCAACTGATGAAAAGAAGAAAATTTATCGGCCAGACTGCCCAGGCTGCTGCCGCCCTAACTATTTTACCATCGTATGTGATGGGAGGTAAATCTCATGTGGCGCCCAGCGACCGGATCAATATCGGGTATATAGGATTGGGAAAACAATCCGATACGTTGCTCAGGGGAATAAGTGCGTGTAAGGAAGCTTATGTTAGCGCAGTTTGTGATGTTGATACAAAGAAACTGGAGCATTTTTATCAGCGTGCTTTAAAGGTCAATGAAAATAAAGGCATAGCGGGTATTGAACGCTTTAAACATTACCGCGAGCTGCTTGCCATGAAAGGGCTTGATGCTGTAGTTATTGCAACGCCGGATCACTGGCATGCACAAATGGCCGTAGACGCTGCCGCCGCTGGCAAAGATATTTATTGTGAAAAGCCGCTGGCGCTCACCATAGCAGAAGGAAGAGCAATGGTAGACGCGACGCGTAAATATAAACGCGTTTTTCAAACGGGTAGTATGCAACGTTCATCCTACAATTTCAGGCAGGCTGCAGAACTGGTGGCTAATCACTATATCGGGAAGATCAAAGAAATTAATGTGTCGGTTGGAGAGCCGGTGATGCAATGCGACCTGCCGTCTTTACCTGCTCCGGAATACCTGGATTGGGATCTGTGGATAGGTCCGTCTATGTACAGGGGTTATAATCCGGTTTTGGCGCCCCCCATTGAAGATCCCAAATGGGCCTGGTGGCGGGGCTACCAGGGCTTTGGTGGCGGATACATTACGGATTGGGGCGCCCATATGTTTGATATTGTTCAATGGGCGCTGGGAATGGATCAATCAGGCCCTGTGGAATTTGTAGCCCCTGATGAACCTGCAGCAAAAACAGGTTTGTATTACGTATATGCCAATGGAATTAAAGTGCATCACAAGAAATGGGGAGAAGGTAATGCAATCCAGTTTATTGGAGAGAAGGGCACCATTGAAGTAAGCCGTTCATTCTTACGCAGCAATCCCGCAGATATTGTAAATACTAAATTCAGCACAAAAGATAAAAGACTTTACTTTAGCGACAATCATTACCAGGACTGGATTAACGCGATTAAAAAAAGATCCAGGCCCATCTGCGACGTAGAAATAGGTCATCGCACTGCTACGATTTGCAATGCAGTAAATATTGCTTACGAATTACAACGTAGCTTAAAATGGAATCCTAAGAAAGAGATGTTTAACGACGAAAGCGCTAATATGATGAGGTCGAGACCCTACCGGGGAAAATGGGATTTTACCAAATTTTAAAAGATGAGTACGGCTTAAGAAAGATCGCGGCAATCCCTTAGCCGCTCTTCAACAACTATCAATGACTTATTACCGGTTAGTTTTTATGACTTCCATTTTCAGATAGGTTAAAGCATTTTTGCTACCCCACATAATTTGCCTGAGCGCAGCCTGAGATACGAAAGAGTATCGGAACTGTTGGATCCCCTGCAGTGGGATGATTCTTTTGCCCGTTAATGGGTAGAAGCGGTTGGGCGCGGCTTCGGCATACCGGCTTCGAAAGTTAGGTGAAGAGCTATGGAAATTTTGCCCGAAATAAGTCTCAGCACTATCACCTGTGGTATTTGAATTTAAATTCGCCGGAGTAAATCCTATCGAATGTCTGCCCTGCGGATCAACAACCGTAATCATATTACCGGTAACCATGCCTACCGAATGGGTACCGTCTGGATTAATAGCAACAACAGTATTACCTGTTTGAATAACCGGGGAATGGGTGCCGTCTGCGTTTATTACTACCGATTGGGCACTGCTGGTTATAGCTGCTCCTAAAAGCAACAACAACACACTGATTTTTTTTTGCATAACAGGGGCTCCGTTTTGCAAAAGAAGTAACCGGCTGACAAAAGGTTGCAAAAGATCCTGGTCGATACCGCTTTAAGACAAAGTTTTTTTAAGCTCTTGGGAAGATTTTGAAGCGCTGATAATCTTACTATATAAATGCCCCGATTTTTTTAACGCTCTCTTCAAAATCTTCGCGGGCTACCTTTGATTTGTTTTTCATTTTCGTTCGATAATTATAAATGGTATTAACTGAATAACCCAGGAAGCGGGCAATTTTCGAACTGTCAGAAATACCCAGTCTGATTAATGCATAAATACGTAATTCGGTATTCAATACTTCGCCTTTTTTTACAATAATCTGTTCTTCATCATTCAATAATGCATTGAACCGGGTCAGGAAATCGGGGAACAAATTAATAAACATGGTATCGAAGTTCAAAAATAATTCTTTCGATTCTTCAGCCTTTAGCGAGTTATCCCTGGTGATATTATAAAGGCCTTCATATTGCCGCCCCTGCAGCTTTTTGTTTACCATCAGCCTGTAGTTGTCCAGCTTGATAATATACTTAGCGCATTCATCCAGGAAATAGGCAATATATTCCTGCTTGATGTGGTCGGCCTCGGCAACTTCCAGGTTTCTTTTTTTAAGCTCTTCATTCATATCAGAGAGCTTTGCATTCAGCAATTCCTGTTCCCCGTTTATTTCTTTTAACTTACGGCTAAATGCCTGCCCCTTCTTCATTTGCTTATAAACATACACAACAGAAATCGTAAGCAGTACTGATAAAATGCACACAATAATCAATACAGCCTGCAGCTCCTTGTTCTTTTTGTCGTTCTGGCTCTGGTACTCCTTGTCTATAATAGCCTGGATATTTAATATTTCAGAGCTCCGGATACGTGTATTATAATCTTTGATGTTATCCAGGCAAAATCGTATATACTGGTAGGCACGGTTAATATCTCCCTCACGCATCAAAAGCGCAGCAAGTATAGATATAGAAGCATTATCCTTTATAGCCAGCTGAACGTCTGAAATAGCTGATAAGGCCAGGTATTTTTTTTCGTTACTGACATCGCCCATTTTTCGGTAAATTAGAGAACGATGGAAAGTAACCAATGCATAGGGCACGGTCAGGGGCCGGGTTAATTTTAGTCTTTGATCATTTATTTTAAGTGCTTCAGTGAAATCATTCTTTACCCTCAGCGATTTTTCTATACTTCTCAGGTGCTCTTCTGAGGTATCAGGTGTTATGTTCATCATCAGGTCATCGAAATGCCGCGCCTGCTCCCAGTAGTTATGTCGCTCCCTGGCATTCTGACTATAAGATCCCAGCCCCAGGTAAAGTTCCCTGTAAGCAAGAAAGAAGTCCAGGTGTTGCTGTAAACTCAACGTCTCCTCTTTCACTTTCTCTAAAAGTTCCCTGGCTTCAAAGTACATGCCCAACCTTACAAAAAGTGTTGCCGAAGCAATACGGGTTTCATTGATACGGCTTATATCGTTCAGGCTATCGGCAATGCTTATGTTCTGATTTAGATAATAGATAGCCGAGTCGGACATGTAATTTTTGTACGCGTTATACAAATCCCTGTTGATCGAATAGGTTTCTAAAGCATTGTTTTTAAGTTCTCTTTTTTCAACTTTGAGCTCATTGATCTTTTGCTCTTTGAGTTCCTCGTAAACATGCTTATTCTTTATTTTATCATCCAGGATCGTTAACAGCGAATCCGGGGTCTGGGCAGATACGGCAATTTGTTTAAGCAGTAATAATCCTGATATCAATAAAACCTTTCTCATAATGTTGGTCAAACAGTATACATTCCGACCAAATATATGAAAATCAAAACTTGGATTGATGATAAATTCAGGCTTAAAACAGGTTCTGCGCGCGAAAAATCCCCGCTGCAAAGAAATACTGCTTTGCCCCGGGATTTTTATTGATTACCACCGAAATACTATTGAGCGCCTACCACAACGGGCCACAACGGATTTTGCACCAGCAGGTTTCCCTTGCTTTTATTGATTTCATTCTGGGGCACCGGATACCAGTAATATTCTTTTACCCACCTGCGCTCTTCCAGTTTGGTGCGTTTAAAAAATGAATCCGGATCTGAAAGCGTTTTTACAGTGGTAGTCACGTTGCCGAAGGTCATTGCTACATTGTCGAAGCCGTTCATATTCATGCCGCTCATACGTGTAATATCACCATCCACACCACCTTTGTCAGGTTGATTTCCGGCCACCGGGTCGCAGATCATCCATCTGCGCATATCAAACCAGCGTTGGCCCTCGCCCAACAATTCTACATGGCGCTCCTGTACAATTGCTTTAAACTGGGCATCTTTATTGCCTATTACATTAGTTTTAGTTCCATTGCCATGCATTTCAGCATAACCGGGTATCCCGGCACGTGATCTCACCCTGTCAATATACTCAACAATTTTAGGATCACCAGGGTTGATCTCATTTAAAACTTCTGCATAATAAAGATAAAAGTCAGCCAGCCTGAAAAGAATGGAAGGTCGGGACCAGGAAGTGTAAACGGTAAACGGGCTACCCGGCGCACCAGGCACAGCAATCGATGTTAGTCCCTGGGCTATGCGCCTGTGTTTGAA belongs to Niabella yanshanensis and includes:
- a CDS encoding NUDIX domain-containing protein, coding for MINTINLRVYGVLVNDKKQVLVSDERIYYNNLEVTKFPGGGLELGEGTRDCVIRECKEEIGIDVEVVDHIYTTDFFQQSAFNPEHQIVSVYYLIRPLEALDLPVNNGDAIYPEQVSEIFRFVDWEYFNEGVMTLPIDKVVAKLLREKY
- a CDS encoding endonuclease/exonuclease/phosphatase family protein, with translation MKRNLYAVFIGAICLITGSLYAQQTVKVMSYNIHHCNPPSRPGIIDLDAIANAIRKQNPDIVALQEVDVNTVRSGKVNQAAQLALKTGLKSFYFAKAIDHEGGDYGVAILSKFPLDDINTYRLPMDTSTKAEPRVLAVAIATLPGGKKIRVASTHLDAQKAPVNRLLQIKAIDSIAASESLPFIIAGDFNAEENSEVIKTLDKGFTRTCNNCAPTIPVINPKKAIDFIAYKPVKLLQAKSHEVISETYASDHLPVVAAFVIQ
- a CDS encoding nucleoside phosphorylase produces the protein MSRIAESELILNNRGAVYHLDLRPEELAGTVITVGDPDRVKEFSKYFDHIEVQQQHREFVTHTGTIGGKRLTVLSSGIGPDNIDIVMNELDALVNIDFETRQVKENLTALNIIRVGTSGSLQGDIGVDEFVASTHGLGIDNLLNFYLHERNDEEALLLQSFITHTQVKGEPYVTGAAPSLLKHFAQGFHQGITVTCPGFYGPQGRVLRLGISNPNLIDRLTDFSFGQHRITNFEMETSAIYGLGKLLGHHCLALNAIVANRVKKEFSKDGKAAVESLIKTFLSIFVQHF
- a CDS encoding AI-2E family transporter — its product is MPQKVFNERIKQILILAIILLLIITIIKELVGFLPGLLGAVTLYIVSRKKYFRFIYDKKWKKGWTAMGFILFYLIVVGIPISLAVTLISPKINSVLENPTQILNSAKQTIDVVQKKVGFDLISENSISNAVNKITAFVPKLLNSTLNLVSNLAIMLFILYYMLYNGAGIEKYLNKAVPLKRRNVKILSDETKKVVIANALGIPMISIIQGIIATIGYALFGVQDWGLYGFLTGVCAFFPVVGTMIVWVPVVIYMFATGDTLNATLLLLYHAIVTGNVDYIARITLLKRIGDTHPVITIMGVLVGLSLFGFVGLVFGPLLISYVIVMYDIYMNEFVHNHPDDDEEPKPEPLSPQLVEDDPQKA
- a CDS encoding DUF6377 domain-containing protein encodes the protein MRKVLLISGLLLLKQIAVSAQTPDSLLTILDDKIKNKHVYEELKEQKINELKVEKRELKNNALETYSINRDLYNAYKNYMSDSAIYYLNQNISIADSLNDISRINETRIASATLFVRLGMYFEARELLEKVKEETLSLQQHLDFFLAYRELYLGLGSYSQNARERHNYWEQARHFDDLMMNITPDTSEEHLRSIEKSLRVKNDFTEALKINDQRLKLTRPLTVPYALVTFHRSLIYRKMGDVSNEKKYLALSAISDVQLAIKDNASISILAALLMREGDINRAYQYIRFCLDNIKDYNTRIRSSEILNIQAIIDKEYQSQNDKKNKELQAVLIIVCILSVLLTISVVYVYKQMKKGQAFSRKLKEINGEQELLNAKLSDMNEELKKRNLEVAEADHIKQEYIAYFLDECAKYIIKLDNYRLMVNKKLQGRQYEGLYNITRDNSLKAEESKELFLNFDTMFINLFPDFLTRFNALLNDEEQIIVKKGEVLNTELRIYALIRLGISDSSKIARFLGYSVNTIYNYRTKMKNKSKVAREDFEESVKKIGAFI
- the dapF gene encoding diaminopimelate epimerase, which encodes MRFYKYQGTGNDFVIVDNRAVNHSALSQQRIHQICDRRFGIGADGFMLLNNKPGYDFEMVYYNADGREGSMCGNGGRCIVQFAHDIGIDRNNFKFLAVDGDHLADITDGLVSLKMMDVTGISQFDTHSVLNTGSPHYVKKVTGLAEMDVYTEGRNIRYNDEFNEKGINVNFVEELGKGSLKVRTYERGVEDETFSCGTGVTAAALVFYQQETGRNSIDIEVLGGKLNVSYNRNADGSYDDIWLKGPAVKVFEGNVGF
- a CDS encoding Gfo/Idh/MocA family protein produces the protein MKRRKFIGQTAQAAAALTILPSYVMGGKSHVAPSDRINIGYIGLGKQSDTLLRGISACKEAYVSAVCDVDTKKLEHFYQRALKVNENKGIAGIERFKHYRELLAMKGLDAVVIATPDHWHAQMAVDAAAAGKDIYCEKPLALTIAEGRAMVDATRKYKRVFQTGSMQRSSYNFRQAAELVANHYIGKIKEINVSVGEPVMQCDLPSLPAPEYLDWDLWIGPSMYRGYNPVLAPPIEDPKWAWWRGYQGFGGGYITDWGAHMFDIVQWALGMDQSGPVEFVAPDEPAAKTGLYYVYANGIKVHHKKWGEGNAIQFIGEKGTIEVSRSFLRSNPADIVNTKFSTKDKRLYFSDNHYQDWINAIKKRSRPICDVEIGHRTATICNAVNIAYELQRSLKWNPKKEMFNDESANMMRSRPYRGKWDFTKF